In the Leptotrichia sp. oral taxon 212 genome, one interval contains:
- the radA gene encoding DNA repair protein RadA, whose product MATSKGNYGKTKYICSECGYNSQKWLGKCPNCDSWGTFEEEVDIKRTLKNIQSEEVSISKISEIEIAKEFRMVTQYEEFDRVLGGGLIKGEVVLITGSPGIGKSTFLLQLSEEYSKIGNVFYVSGEESPRQIKQRAERINVNSGNLYILNDTNIEKIEKVVLEDKPKVVVIDSIQTLYSENVNSVPGSVTQIRETTLKIIEIAKKHEIAFYIVGHVTKDGKLAGPKLLEHMVDAVLQIEGEENSYYRIVRSIKNRYGSTNEISIFDMKENGISEVKNPSEFFISDREEKNIGSIIVPIFEGSRVFLFEIQSLLGTPNFGMPRRTVEGYDRNRVEILSAVLSRSLNLDVNSKDIYINIPGGIELNDRSSDLAVVFSLLSSVNKIPISQKIAAIGELGLRGEVRKVSFIKKRINELEKLGFTGVYLPKSHESDLKKEKIKLKLNYISNISELIERVK is encoded by the coding sequence ATGGCAACATCTAAAGGGAATTATGGTAAAACTAAGTATATATGTTCTGAATGTGGCTATAATTCGCAAAAATGGCTTGGAAAATGTCCAAATTGCGACTCGTGGGGGACTTTTGAAGAAGAGGTGGATATAAAGAGAACGCTGAAAAATATTCAGTCAGAAGAGGTTTCAATCAGTAAAATAAGCGAGATAGAAATAGCGAAGGAATTTAGAATGGTAACTCAGTATGAAGAATTTGACAGAGTTCTTGGCGGAGGACTTATTAAAGGTGAAGTAGTTCTGATTACCGGAAGCCCTGGAATAGGAAAATCAACATTTTTACTGCAGCTGTCTGAAGAATATTCCAAAATAGGAAATGTCTTCTATGTTTCAGGAGAAGAATCTCCAAGGCAGATAAAACAGAGGGCAGAAAGAATAAACGTAAATAGTGGGAACTTATATATTCTTAATGACACAAATATAGAAAAGATTGAAAAAGTTGTATTAGAAGATAAACCAAAAGTAGTAGTCATAGATTCTATTCAGACTCTATACTCTGAAAATGTAAATTCGGTTCCAGGAAGTGTAACACAGATAAGGGAAACAACCCTAAAAATAATAGAAATCGCCAAGAAACATGAAATAGCTTTTTACATTGTAGGACATGTAACCAAGGATGGAAAACTTGCAGGACCGAAACTGCTTGAACATATGGTTGATGCAGTTTTACAGATAGAAGGAGAAGAAAACAGCTATTATAGAATAGTCCGTTCTATAAAAAACAGATATGGCTCAACAAATGAAATCTCGATATTTGATATGAAGGAAAATGGAATAAGTGAAGTAAAAAATCCTTCAGAGTTTTTTATAAGTGACAGGGAAGAAAAAAATATTGGAAGTATTATTGTACCTATATTTGAAGGAAGCCGTGTGTTTCTTTTTGAAATACAGTCACTCCTTGGAACTCCGAATTTTGGAATGCCCAGAAGAACTGTGGAAGGATATGACAGAAACAGGGTGGAAATTTTAAGTGCTGTTCTGTCACGCTCATTGAATTTAGATGTTAATTCGAAGGATATATATATAAACATTCCTGGTGGAATAGAGCTTAATGACAGAAGTTCAGATCTGGCTGTAGTTTTTTCCCTACTTTCTTCAGTAAATAAAATACCTATAAGTCAAAAAATTGCGGCTATAGGAGAATTAGGACTAAGAGGGGAAGTAAGAAAAGTTTCATTTATAAAAAAAAGAATAAATGAACTGGAAAAACTTGGATTTACAGGTGTATATCTACCAAAGAGCCATGAATCCGATCTGAAAAAGGAAAAAATAAAACTGAAACTTAATTATATAAGTAATATAAGCGAGTTAATCGAAAGGGTGAAATAA
- a CDS encoding DUF1385 domain-containing protein: MEKKLVVGGQAVVEGVMMRGPKAIATAVRKQDGSIVYKKIVMNEKKNKWLKVPFIRGVLALYDAMVVGTKELIFASNQAGLEEEKMNDKEIKGTVAVSILLGVGVFMVLPSFIGSHLFRENRLFANIVEASIRLVLFLGYIWGISFFKDIKRVFEYHGAEHKSIMAFEMEKELTPKNAKECTRFHPRCGTSFLLLVMFISILVFSTVDVVFSTFFTIPQNPILLILYKLVTRVMFVPMVAGISYELQRWTSYHLDNMFAGLIAKPGLWLQKITTSEPDESQLEVAIVALNVALGKEVDNATEVFE, encoded by the coding sequence ATGGAAAAAAAATTAGTTGTTGGAGGTCAGGCTGTCGTAGAAGGTGTAATGATGAGAGGTCCTAAAGCGATAGCAACAGCAGTAAGAAAACAGGACGGAAGCATAGTGTATAAAAAAATAGTGATGAATGAAAAAAAGAATAAATGGCTTAAAGTACCGTTTATAAGAGGTGTACTGGCTTTATATGATGCGATGGTAGTAGGAACAAAAGAACTGATATTTGCATCAAATCAGGCAGGACTGGAAGAGGAAAAAATGAATGACAAGGAAATAAAAGGAACAGTAGCTGTTTCAATACTTCTTGGAGTAGGAGTATTCATGGTATTACCTTCATTTATAGGAAGTCATCTTTTCAGGGAAAACAGACTGTTTGCAAATATTGTAGAGGCATCAATAAGACTTGTACTGTTTTTAGGATATATATGGGGAATATCGTTTTTTAAGGATATAAAAAGAGTATTTGAATATCATGGAGCTGAACATAAGAGTATAATGGCCTTCGAGATGGAAAAAGAGCTTACTCCTAAAAATGCTAAAGAATGTACAAGATTTCATCCAAGATGTGGAACCAGCTTTCTCTTACTTGTGATGTTTATAAGTATATTAGTATTTTCAACTGTAGATGTGGTATTTTCAACATTCTTTACAATACCTCAGAATCCTATTTTACTTATACTTTATAAACTTGTAACAAGGGTGATGTTTGTTCCTATGGTTGCAGGTATTTCGTATGAACTGCAGAGATGGACAAGTTATCATCTGGATAACATGTTTGCGGGACTGATTGCAAAACCAGGATTATGGCTTCAAAAAATAACTACAAGTGAGCCTGATGAAAGTCAGCTTGAAGTTGCAATAGTAGCTTTAAATGTTGCGTTAGGAAAAGAAGTTGATAATGCAACGGAAGTGTTTGAATAA
- a CDS encoding metal-dependent transcriptional regulator yields MSRSLEDYLKGIYLLKRRKQYSNKNLAEYLNISPASVSEMIKKLSNENYLILEGRNINLTKKGSDIAVNIIRKHRVWEVFLVEKLGYDTDEIHEEAEVLEHVTSDKLLQKLEKFLFYPKECPHGSPIFYDSDGFNEANIMKLSDTEERDEIIILSVEDNIELYDYLREMDVTIKENYNIIRKDPFNGPIYLKNSQKKVKIIAYDAAKLIEIYKKNTEENNEYEQ; encoded by the coding sequence ATGAGCAGAAGTTTAGAAGACTACCTAAAAGGAATATATCTCCTGAAAAGAAGAAAACAGTATTCAAATAAGAATTTAGCTGAATATCTGAACATTTCTCCTGCATCAGTCAGTGAAATGATAAAAAAACTATCAAATGAAAATTATTTAATCTTAGAAGGCAGGAACATCAATCTTACAAAAAAAGGAAGTGATATTGCAGTAAATATAATAAGAAAGCACAGGGTATGGGAAGTATTTCTTGTAGAAAAGTTAGGTTATGATACAGATGAAATACACGAAGAAGCAGAAGTGCTGGAACATGTAACAAGTGATAAACTGTTACAGAAACTGGAAAAATTTCTTTTCTATCCGAAAGAATGTCCACATGGAAGTCCTATTTTTTATGACAGTGACGGATTTAATGAAGCAAATATAATGAAACTTTCTGATACAGAAGAAAGAGATGAAATAATAATACTGAGTGTTGAAGATAATATAGAACTGTATGACTATCTTAGAGAAATGGATGTCACTATAAAGGAAAATTATAATATAATAAGAAAGGATCCCTTTAACGGTCCTATATATCTTAAGAATAGTCAAAAAAAAGTAAAAATTATTGCATATGATGCTGCAAAACTGATAGAAATATACAAAAAAAATACGGAGGAGAATAATGAATATGAACAATAA
- the rnc gene encoding ribonuclease III has product MVNENNTDKLMKKINYKFKNEEYLKEALTHRSYANENSEFKDFDNEKLEFLGDAVLNLIATEYIYSLGKGKKEGDLAKLKSQIISEPVFSSIANDIELGNYLYLSNGEISSGGRKRKSILGDAFEALIGAIFKDSDYYTTKDVALRFILDKLDKLDNIEGTGDYKTILQEVFQSKYKRIPEYELTGTKGPDHNKVFEVSVKHNNRTIGHGVGKSKKEAEKKAAKEALNYIKRKK; this is encoded by the coding sequence ATGGTAAATGAAAATAACACTGATAAACTTATGAAGAAAATAAACTACAAATTTAAAAATGAAGAATACTTAAAAGAAGCTCTGACTCACAGATCTTATGCCAACGAAAACAGTGAATTTAAAGATTTTGATAATGAAAAACTGGAATTTCTCGGAGATGCAGTGTTAAACCTGATTGCAACAGAGTATATATACAGTCTGGGAAAAGGAAAGAAAGAAGGAGATCTTGCAAAATTAAAAAGTCAGATAATAAGTGAGCCTGTTTTTTCCTCTATTGCCAATGACATAGAACTTGGAAACTATTTATATTTAAGCAATGGAGAAATTTCTTCCGGTGGGAGAAAAAGGAAATCGATACTGGGAGATGCTTTTGAAGCGTTGATTGGAGCGATTTTTAAAGATTCAGATTATTATACTACGAAAGATGTTGCACTGAGGTTTATTCTTGATAAGCTCGATAAGCTTGATAATATTGAAGGGACAGGAGATTATAAAACAATACTTCAGGAGGTTTTCCAAAGCAAATATAAAAGGATTCCGGAATATGAGCTTACAGGAACAAAAGGGCCGGATCATAATAAAGTTTTTGAAGTTTCAGTTAAACATAACAACAGAACAATAGGACATGGAGTTGGAAAGAGTAAAAAAGAAGCTGAAAAAAAAGCTGCCAAGGAAGCACTGAACTATATAAAAAGAAAAAAATAG
- the disA gene encoding DNA integrity scanning diadenylate cyclase DisA, whose translation MKKTKLVKKQILEHLFSIMSPGKPLRAAIDRIQEANLGAIIVLGDPKKLSDVMRGGFELNTAYTPQKVYELSKMDGAIILSENIKTIYGANIQLQPDSNIKTDESGTRHQAANRIAKQKGNLVIAVSERRNKITVYKGDFIYSLNELSNLLVKSSQAITALEKYSVGIEKGWTNLSVLEFDNMVTLYDVVEVIRMYGLLFKMSEELLDYMAELGIESRLVKIQYDEIMLNKNESFIDLIMDYKMENEKAEKVVENIRNLTKEELFEDENIVNILGYNLKDISLDEGVKSRGYSLLSSINKITKKDIELITGELKDVQMILLASPEKISQIKGISKFKSEHIHKALARLKNKIALDRE comes from the coding sequence GTGAAAAAAACAAAGCTAGTGAAAAAGCAGATACTGGAACATTTATTTTCGATAATGTCTCCGGGAAAGCCTTTGAGAGCCGCAATAGATAGAATACAGGAAGCAAATCTTGGAGCAATTATTGTTTTAGGAGATCCTAAAAAATTGTCAGATGTAATGAGAGGTGGTTTTGAATTAAATACAGCATATACACCTCAAAAAGTATATGAACTGTCAAAAATGGACGGAGCTATAATATTATCTGAAAATATAAAAACTATATACGGAGCTAATATACAGCTTCAGCCTGATTCAAACATAAAGACAGATGAAAGTGGTACAAGGCATCAGGCGGCAAACAGAATAGCAAAACAAAAAGGGAACCTCGTAATAGCCGTTTCTGAAAGAAGAAATAAAATAACAGTTTATAAGGGAGATTTCATATATTCTCTGAATGAACTGAGTAATCTTCTTGTGAAATCTTCGCAGGCAATAACTGCACTTGAAAAATATTCTGTAGGGATAGAAAAGGGATGGACAAATCTTTCTGTCCTTGAATTTGATAATATGGTAACATTGTATGACGTTGTTGAAGTTATAAGAATGTACGGTCTGCTTTTTAAAATGTCTGAGGAGCTTCTGGATTATATGGCGGAGCTTGGTATAGAGTCAAGGCTTGTAAAAATACAGTATGATGAGATAATGCTTAATAAAAATGAAAGTTTTATTGATCTTATAATGGATTACAAGATGGAAAATGAAAAAGCTGAAAAAGTAGTGGAAAATATAAGAAATCTCACAAAAGAAGAGCTTTTTGAAGATGAAAATATTGTCAACATTCTTGGATATAATTTAAAAGATATAAGTTTGGATGAAGGTGTAAAATCAAGAGGATATAGCCTTCTTAGCAGTATAAATAAAATAACTAAAAAGGATATCGAACTTATTACCGGGGAATTAAAAGATGTTCAGATGATTTTACTTGCATCTCCTGAGAAAATAAGCCAGATAAAAGGAATTAGCAAATTTAAATCAGAACACATACATAAAGCATTAGCAAGATTGAAAAATAAAATAGCCTTAGATAGGGAGTAA
- the coaD gene encoding pantetheine-phosphate adenylyltransferase, which yields MKKTALYPGSFDPVTKGHIDIIRRSAALFDRLIIGIFKNSSKNRAWFSDEEKCQMIQEILEKENIKAEIKVFNGLLVDFIKEEKVNILVRGLRALSDYEYELQFTLTNKTLAKSDFETIFLSASREYLYLSSSLVKEIAQNQGDLKMFVPKNVEERMIEKVKQMRI from the coding sequence ATGAAGAAAACAGCATTATATCCGGGAAGTTTTGATCCGGTTACAAAAGGTCATATTGATATAATAAGACGTTCAGCTGCATTATTTGACAGACTTATTATCGGAATTTTTAAAAATTCTTCTAAAAACAGAGCATGGTTTTCTGATGAGGAAAAATGTCAGATGATACAGGAAATACTTGAAAAAGAAAATATAAAAGCTGAAATAAAAGTATTTAATGGACTTCTGGTAGATTTTATCAAGGAAGAAAAAGTTAATATACTTGTAAGAGGACTAAGGGCATTATCGGATTATGAATATGAGCTGCAGTTTACTCTGACAAATAAAACCTTGGCAAAAAGCGATTTTGAAACAATATTTTTAAGTGCCTCAAGGGAATATTTATATTTAAGTTCCAGTTTAGTGAAGGAAATAGCGCAAAATCAGGGGGATTTAAAAATGTTTGTTCCAAAAAATGTTGAAGAAAGAATGATTGAAAAGGTTAAACAAATGAGAATATAA
- a CDS encoding metal ABC transporter solute-binding protein, Zn/Mn family, which produces MKKNFKFVIMFGLMIFALITCGNKQEDAKDAAQSANGDKKIKIVTTTTMLADLSRVIGGDKVEVEGLMGEGVDPHLYTASAGDVDKLSKADLIVYGGLHLEGKMTEVFENMAAQKKAILNVGDALDKSQITMQDANTPDPHVWFNTEFWGKEAEALTAKLSEMDPKNADYYKQNYEKYKTELAELTEYVKGRINEIPEKSRVLVTAHDAFGYFGKQFGLEVKAIQGVSTDSETGTKNISDLANFIVERDIKAIFVESSVPKKSIEALQEAVKAKGKEVKIGGELYSDSLGDKEHDTESYIKTVKANADTIANALK; this is translated from the coding sequence ATGAAAAAGAACTTTAAATTTGTAATAATGTTTGGACTAATGATATTTGCACTGATAACTTGTGGAAATAAACAGGAAGATGCTAAAGATGCTGCTCAATCAGCAAATGGAGATAAAAAAATAAAAATAGTTACAACAACAACAATGCTTGCAGATCTCAGCAGAGTAATCGGTGGAGATAAAGTTGAAGTTGAAGGGCTTATGGGAGAAGGAGTGGATCCGCATCTATATACAGCCAGTGCAGGAGATGTGGATAAACTTTCAAAGGCTGATTTGATAGTTTATGGTGGACTTCATCTTGAAGGTAAGATGACAGAAGTATTTGAAAATATGGCAGCTCAGAAAAAAGCAATATTAAATGTAGGAGATGCACTTGATAAAAGTCAGATTACAATGCAAGATGCAAATACGCCTGATCCTCACGTTTGGTTTAATACAGAATTCTGGGGAAAAGAAGCTGAAGCATTGACAGCAAAATTAAGTGAAATGGATCCTAAAAATGCAGATTATTATAAACAGAATTATGAAAAATATAAAACAGAATTGGCTGAACTGACTGAATATGTAAAGGGAAGAATAAATGAAATCCCAGAAAAAAGTAGAGTACTTGTAACAGCTCACGATGCATTTGGATATTTTGGAAAACAGTTTGGACTTGAAGTTAAAGCTATACAGGGTGTTTCTACTGATTCTGAAACAGGTACTAAAAATATTAGTGATCTTGCAAACTTTATTGTTGAAAGAGATATAAAAGCTATTTTTGTAGAGTCTTCAGTACCTAAAAAAAGTATAGAAGCACTTCAGGAAGCTGTAAAAGCAAAAGGAAAAGAAGTAAAAATAGGTGGAGAGCTTTATTCAGATTCTTTAGGAGATAAGGAACATGATACAGAATCATATATAAAAACAGTAAAGGCTAATGCAGATACAATTGCAAATGCATTAAAATAA
- a CDS encoding HMA2 domain-containing protein: MLQNFYGIIEVKHYQLGRLRLQTDVLKKNTELREEFQNNIKKISGIEKIVVNPINGSILLIFDENTIEHSFLYLVVLKLLHLEEEIFKIKSSKTEVALKKLFEVLDLAIYNKSRGFLNVKTVLAGVIGFYGIKKLRASNAILSGWTLLWWASSLLRGENKS, encoded by the coding sequence ATGTTACAGAATTTTTATGGAATTATAGAAGTAAAACATTATCAGCTTGGTCGTTTAAGACTTCAGACAGATGTATTGAAGAAAAATACTGAATTAAGAGAAGAATTTCAAAATAATATAAAGAAAATTTCAGGAATAGAAAAAATAGTTGTAAATCCTATTAATGGAAGTATACTGCTGATTTTTGATGAAAACACAATAGAACATTCATTTTTATATTTGGTTGTGTTAAAACTTTTACATTTGGAAGAAGAAATATTCAAAATAAAATCTTCAAAAACAGAAGTAGCATTAAAGAAGTTATTTGAAGTATTAGATTTGGCAATATATAATAAAAGTAGAGGTTTTTTAAATGTTAAGACAGTTTTAGCAGGAGTTATTGGTTTTTATGGTATAAAAAAACTTAGAGCAAGTAATGCGATTCTTTCAGGATGGACATTACTATGGTGGGCTTCATCCCTGTTAAGAGGGGAGAATAAGTCATAA
- the fabF gene encoding beta-ketoacyl-ACP synthase II: MRRVVVTGIGLITPLGTGKEKTWKNLLDGKCGIDKITAFDTSEHTVHIAGEVNDFNPEDYIEKKEIKKLGRFSQFAIAATKEALADAKFEITPENAERVGTIIGSGIGGLDIIEQEITKLVEKGPKKVSPFYIPAAILNMASGNASIYVGAKGPNKTVVTACASGTNSIGDAFQAILLNKADVMIAGGTEATVTPSGIAGFANLKALSTNPDPKKASRPFTADRDGFVLAEGAGILILEELEHAKKRGAKIYAEVVGYGETGDAYHMTAPSDGGEGAARAIKMALEQGNIKPEEVGYINAHGTSTPANDKNETQAIKTVFGEHAYKIGVNSTKGSTGHLLGGAGGIEAAFLAMAIDEGVMPPTINQDNPDPACDLYYIPNKAEKRDIEVGLSNSLGFGGHNAILAFRKYKG; the protein is encoded by the coding sequence ATGAGAAGAGTAGTTGTTACTGGAATCGGATTGATTACTCCATTAGGGACAGGAAAAGAAAAAACTTGGAAAAATTTGTTGGATGGGAAGTGCGGTATAGATAAAATTACAGCATTTGATACTTCAGAACACACTGTACATATTGCCGGAGAAGTTAATGATTTTAACCCGGAAGATTATATAGAAAAGAAAGAAATTAAAAAACTGGGAAGATTCTCACAGTTTGCTATTGCCGCTACAAAAGAAGCGCTGGCTGATGCAAAGTTTGAAATTACTCCTGAAAATGCTGAAAGAGTCGGTACTATAATAGGTTCCGGAATTGGTGGTCTTGATATAATTGAGCAGGAAATCACTAAACTTGTAGAAAAGGGACCAAAGAAAGTTTCTCCTTTCTATATTCCGGCTGCAATATTGAACATGGCATCAGGAAATGCTTCAATTTATGTAGGGGCTAAGGGACCTAACAAAACTGTAGTTACTGCATGTGCATCAGGTACAAATTCTATCGGGGATGCATTTCAGGCTATTCTGTTAAACAAGGCTGATGTAATGATAGCCGGTGGGACAGAAGCAACAGTAACTCCAAGTGGTATAGCAGGATTTGCAAATTTAAAGGCACTTTCTACAAATCCTGATCCTAAAAAAGCTTCAAGACCTTTTACTGCTGACAGGGATGGATTTGTTCTGGCTGAAGGGGCAGGAATATTAATTCTGGAAGAACTGGAACATGCTAAAAAAAGAGGAGCAAAAATATATGCTGAAGTAGTAGGATATGGAGAAACAGGAGATGCATATCATATGACTGCACCTTCTGATGGTGGGGAAGGAGCTGCAAGAGCTATAAAAATGGCTTTGGAACAGGGAAATATAAAACCTGAAGAAGTTGGATACATAAACGCTCACGGAACTTCAACACCTGCAAATGATAAGAATGAAACTCAGGCAATAAAAACAGTTTTTGGAGAACATGCTTATAAAATAGGTGTAAATTCTACAAAAGGTTCTACAGGACATTTACTTGGTGGTGCAGGAGGAATAGAGGCTGCTTTTCTTGCAATGGCTATTGATGAAGGAGTGATGCCTCCAACAATAAATCAGGATAATCCTGATCCTGCATGTGATTTATACTACATTCCAAATAAAGCTGAAAAGAGGGACATAGAAGTAGGACTTTCAAATTCTTTAGGATTTGGAGGGCATAATGCCATTCTTGCTTTCAGAAAGTATAAAGGATAA
- a CDS encoding acyl carrier protein — protein MLEKIKSIVADQLGVDEDQVTEDASFIDDLGADSLDTVELIMAFEEEFDVEIPDEDAQKIKTVKDVIEYIESKQ, from the coding sequence ATGCTAGAAAAAATAAAATCAATAGTAGCAGACCAATTAGGAGTGGATGAGGATCAAGTAACTGAAGATGCATCATTTATTGATGATTTAGGGGCAGATTCTTTAGATACAGTAGAATTAATAATGGCTTTTGAAGAAGAATTTGATGTGGAAATACCTGATGAAGATGCACAAAAAATTAAAACAGTTAAAGATGTAATAGAATACATTGAATCAAAACAATAA
- a CDS encoding heavy metal translocating P-type ATPase, translating into MKNRNYILDCEIIHRIHGRIRIKSRSLKYLGMYKKEVEEQLKQVHYIQSVEISNITGTVVIYFDDFSLLEENLISLLQNTLNVYLVEIYKNEKKMKTDKYVIERKLQEESPKEIMQKILTSLILLVLPGPKKRTGLGYLFNYKILSTISLTFPVIKNGLQSLVQNKRPNADTLSSTAIISSLLLGNEKTALTIMILERIAELLTVYTIKKTRGVIKDMLSVGESYVWKQIDNGVVKKVSIDEIVKGDSVLVQTGEKISVDGVIERGSAVIDQSSITGEYMPVTKKTGEEVFAGTIIKSGSITVKAEKVGDERTVSRIIKLVEDASFNKADIQSYADTFSAQLIPLNFLLAGIVYFSTRNVQKALSMLVIDYSCGIRLSTATAFSAAINTAAKNGILIKGSNYLEELSKSDTVIFDKTGTITEGKPKIQTLQVLEKNMKEDEFLAFAAAAEETSSHPLAVAILNEVKNRGIKIPEHKDTEVKISRGIETFVNDDVIRVGSKKYMKENDIYTDNASDVIKGILNRGEILICVAKNTNLIGVIGVSDPPRENIKKAMNRLRYHGIDDIVLLTGDLRQQAETIASRMSMDRYESELLPEDKAKDILKFQSIGSKVIMIGDGINDAPALSYADVGIALGSSKTDVAMEAADVTITSDDPLLIPGVVGLAKKTIKIIKENFTMAIGINSFALVLGATGMIPAIYSSILHNSITILVVGNSLRLLKYNVNK; encoded by the coding sequence ATGAAAAATAGAAATTATATACTTGATTGTGAAATTATACATAGAATACATGGAAGAATTCGAATAAAATCCAGATCATTAAAGTATCTTGGAATGTATAAAAAAGAAGTGGAAGAACAGCTTAAACAGGTACATTATATACAAAGTGTTGAAATATCAAATATAACAGGAACAGTTGTTATATATTTTGATGATTTTTCATTATTGGAAGAAAATCTGATTTCATTATTACAAAATACCTTAAATGTCTATCTTGTAGAGATTTATAAAAATGAAAAGAAAATGAAAACAGATAAATATGTTATTGAAAGAAAATTACAGGAGGAGTCTCCAAAGGAGATTATGCAGAAAATACTGACATCCTTAATTCTTCTCGTTTTGCCTGGACCTAAGAAAAGAACAGGATTAGGATATTTATTTAATTATAAGATACTTTCAACTATTTCATTAACATTTCCAGTAATAAAGAACGGCTTACAATCTTTAGTACAGAATAAAAGACCTAATGCTGATACTTTAAGTTCTACTGCAATTATAAGCAGTCTTTTGCTTGGAAACGAAAAAACAGCCTTAACAATTATGATATTGGAAAGAATAGCTGAACTGCTTACAGTATACACTATAAAGAAAACGAGAGGCGTAATTAAGGATATGCTCAGTGTAGGAGAAAGTTATGTCTGGAAACAGATTGATAATGGTGTAGTAAAAAAAGTTTCCATTGATGAAATAGTTAAAGGGGATTCTGTATTAGTTCAAACAGGAGAAAAAATAAGTGTCGATGGAGTAATTGAAAGAGGAAGTGCAGTTATAGATCAGTCATCAATAACGGGAGAATATATGCCTGTTACTAAAAAAACAGGAGAAGAAGTTTTTGCCGGAACAATAATAAAAAGTGGAAGTATTACAGTCAAGGCAGAAAAAGTTGGAGATGAAAGAACTGTTTCAAGAATTATAAAACTTGTAGAAGATGCTTCATTTAATAAAGCTGATATTCAGTCTTATGCGGATACTTTTTCAGCACAGCTGATACCGCTTAACTTTCTTTTAGCGGGAATAGTGTATTTTTCTACACGTAATGTACAAAAAGCTTTAAGTATGCTGGTTATAGATTATTCATGTGGAATAAGATTATCTACGGCAACAGCTTTTTCTGCTGCAATAAATACTGCTGCAAAAAATGGTATTTTGATAAAAGGAAGTAACTACCTTGAAGAATTATCAAAATCTGATACAGTAATTTTTGATAAAACTGGAACAATTACAGAGGGAAAACCTAAAATACAGACATTGCAAGTGTTAGAAAAAAATATGAAAGAAGATGAGTTTCTTGCATTTGCCGCAGCAGCTGAAGAGACATCATCACATCCTTTAGCAGTGGCTATTTTAAATGAAGTGAAAAATAGAGGAATAAAGATTCCTGAACATAAAGATACAGAAGTTAAGATTTCAAGGGGAATAGAAACATTTGTAAATGATGATGTGATACGTGTCGGAAGCAAAAAATATATGAAGGAAAATGATATCTATACTGATAATGCCTCTGATGTTATAAAAGGTATTTTAAATCGTGGTGAAATTCTTATATGTGTTGCAAAAAATACGAATTTGATAGGTGTAATAGGTGTTTCAGATCCTCCACGTGAGAATATTAAAAAAGCCATGAACCGTTTAAGATATCATGGAATAGATGATATTGTACTTTTGACAGGAGATTTAAGACAGCAGGCAGAAACAATAGCTTCAAGAATGTCCATGGATAGATATGAATCAGAACTTCTACCTGAAGACAAGGCGAAAGATATCCTGAAGTTTCAATCAATAGGCTCAAAAGTTATTATGATTGGTGATGGAATAAATGATGCACCTGCCTTATCTTATGCAGATGTAGGAATTGCTTTAGGAAGTTCTAAAACGGATGTTGCTATGGAAGCAGCAGATGTAACGATTACTTCTGACGATCCTCTTTTGATACCCGGTGTGGTAGGATTAGCAAAGAAAACAATAAAAATAATTAAGGAAAATTTTACGATGGCAATAGGAATAAACAGTTTTGCTCTTGTATTAGGAGCAACAGGAATGATTCCTGCTATTTACAGTTCTATTTTACACAATTCCATAACTATTTTAGTTGTAGGAAATTCTTTGAGATTATTAAAATATAATGTCAATAAGTAG